A genomic segment from Desulfovibrio aminophilus DSM 12254 encodes:
- a CDS encoding molybdopterin-dependent oxidoreductase has translation MNSSLLNEMSRRSFVKLLTAGGAAAMLHGGLLTPKAFAGPAKTAGGCKAFHSACQRNCYDTCAMLSYVDDGVLKYVEGDKQSTFTNGGLCVKGYSYPRRVYSPDRIKYPMKQIGRGTGNWKRISWEEAIDSICDKILSIKKEDGHLLGLALDKNSGSEGITNCAVIQGLFTGLGYTTRFEGSNCWPAGYDAQYFDFGDMVCNDPEDLANAGYIILWGVNPAWTSIHTMKFIYAAKERGAKVVCIDPVLTQTAAKCDEYLAPKMGTDGALALGMARHILDLGLADRGWVADNALGFPEFEQYLREKVTVQWAAEETGIPAETIARIAEEFAKAKPATIWIGYGLQRHTNGGRAVRSIDALVAMTGNVGKKGGGARYGQEFTWDFEYWPKSKMSPPAGSIGFVNPAKQKPGEPTVYSNRSLNRNQAAREMRKADPKIRMLWVSCSNPMSQYPNRNEMEKMYRGLDMLVVVDQFFTQTAELADIVLPTTTQFEEWQVNVSYWHYWLAINEQCIEPLFEAKPNTVISALVSKRMNELSPGSCTYQQDLTPKECMIRNFNDTIHKLNGISSWEDLLKGPVKAKRNPVSWAEGKFKTPSGKYEFLSAKAAEYGHPALPEYHSRRPNHDKFVVLTPHTKFGLHSQFINLDWMRDFNPEPCVYINPNSARSKNIVSGDMVRVYNKFGEVAVKAQVTDNVPEDTLLMYEAWFKNEKFNVQNVLDDAVADMGAYQFGGHRGPAIQEQFANVEKM, from the coding sequence ATGAACAGCTCGTTGCTCAATGAGATGTCGAGGCGGAGCTTCGTGAAGCTGCTGACGGCCGGTGGAGCGGCTGCGATGCTGCACGGAGGCCTGCTCACGCCGAAGGCCTTCGCCGGACCGGCGAAGACGGCGGGCGGTTGCAAGGCCTTCCACAGCGCCTGTCAGCGGAACTGCTACGACACGTGCGCCATGCTGTCGTATGTCGACGACGGCGTGTTGAAGTACGTCGAGGGCGACAAACAGTCGACGTTCACGAACGGCGGTCTCTGCGTCAAGGGCTACAGCTATCCCCGGCGGGTCTACAGCCCGGACCGCATCAAGTATCCGATGAAGCAGATCGGGCGCGGCACCGGCAACTGGAAGCGCATTTCCTGGGAAGAGGCGATCGACAGCATCTGCGACAAGATCCTGAGCATCAAGAAAGAGGATGGTCATCTTCTCGGGCTCGCCCTGGACAAGAATTCCGGCAGCGAGGGCATCACCAACTGCGCCGTCATCCAGGGGTTGTTCACCGGGCTGGGCTACACGACCCGCTTTGAAGGAAGCAACTGCTGGCCCGCCGGTTACGACGCGCAGTACTTCGACTTCGGCGACATGGTCTGCAACGACCCCGAGGATCTGGCCAACGCCGGATACATCATCCTCTGGGGCGTGAATCCGGCCTGGACCTCCATTCACACCATGAAGTTCATCTACGCCGCGAAGGAACGCGGCGCGAAGGTGGTCTGTATCGATCCCGTGCTGACCCAGACGGCGGCGAAGTGCGACGAATACCTCGCCCCGAAGATGGGCACGGACGGCGCCCTGGCCCTCGGCATGGCCCGCCACATCCTGGACCTGGGCCTCGCTGACCGGGGCTGGGTCGCGGACAATGCCCTGGGATTCCCGGAGTTCGAACAGTACCTCCGGGAGAAGGTGACGGTGCAGTGGGCCGCCGAGGAGACCGGCATCCCCGCCGAGACCATCGCCCGCATCGCGGAAGAGTTCGCGAAAGCCAAGCCCGCGACGATCTGGATCGGCTACGGCCTGCAGCGGCACACCAACGGCGGTCGCGCGGTCCGTTCCATCGACGCCCTGGTCGCGATGACGGGCAACGTCGGCAAGAAGGGCGGCGGCGCGCGTTACGGTCAGGAATTCACCTGGGACTTCGAGTACTGGCCGAAGAGCAAGATGAGCCCCCCGGCCGGCTCCATCGGATTCGTCAATCCCGCGAAGCAGAAGCCCGGTGAGCCGACGGTGTATTCCAACCGTTCGCTCAACCGCAATCAGGCCGCCAGGGAGATGCGGAAGGCGGATCCGAAGATCCGCATGTTGTGGGTGTCCTGCAGCAATCCGATGAGCCAGTATCCCAACCGCAACGAAATGGAGAAGATGTACCGCGGGCTCGACATGCTCGTCGTCGTCGACCAGTTCTTCACCCAGACCGCCGAACTGGCGGACATCGTCCTGCCGACCACGACGCAGTTCGAGGAATGGCAGGTCAACGTGTCGTACTGGCACTACTGGCTGGCGATCAACGAGCAGTGCATCGAGCCGTTGTTCGAGGCGAAGCCGAACACCGTCATCTCCGCGCTCGTCTCCAAGAGGATGAACGAGCTGAGCCCTGGATCATGCACCTATCAGCAGGATCTCACGCCGAAAGAGTGCATGATCCGCAACTTCAACGACACGATCCACAAGCTGAACGGGATCTCCTCCTGGGAAGATCTCCTGAAGGGTCCCGTGAAGGCGAAGCGCAATCCCGTCTCCTGGGCTGAGGGCAAGTTCAAGACTCCCTCCGGGAAATACGAGTTCCTGTCGGCGAAGGCCGCGGAATACGGCCATCCCGCGTTGCCCGAGTATCACTCGCGCCGCCCGAATCACGACAAGTTCGTCGTCCTCACGCCGCATACGAAGTTCGGTCTCCATTCGCAGTTCATCAATCTCGACTGGATGCGGGACTTCAATCCCGAGCCGTGCGTCTACATCAATCCGAATTCCGCGCGGAGCAAGAACATCGTGAGCGGCGACATGGTCCGCGTCTACAACAAGTTCGGCGAGGTCGCGGTGAAGGCCCAGGTCACCGACAACGTGCCTGAAGACACGCTGCTCATGTATGAAGCCTGGTTCAAGAACGAGAAATTCAATGTCCAGAACGTCCTGGATGACGCCGTAGCGGACATGGGCGCCTATCAGTTCGGCGGTCATCGCGGTCCGGCGATCCAGGAACAGTTCGCGAACGTGGAAAAAATGTAG
- a CDS encoding 4Fe-4S dicluster domain-containing protein, with amino-acid sequence MSKQLAFYVDSQKCIGCFSCAMACKNMYHPEPGVKWRQVYPLSEDIYPHHERAFYSLACNHCEHPTCLECCPVGAYTKREDGIVVHDQDKCIGCGNCVRSCPYGAPQYNPKLKKAEKCSMCWERIDAKLEPACVQACPVKALRIIDLSEFDDAEALHYPPGFPRFESLNPSVRFKLPRHPHVVRRNG; translated from the coding sequence ATGAGCAAGCAGCTTGCTTTTTACGTAGACTCGCAGAAGTGCATCGGATGCTTCTCGTGCGCCATGGCATGCAAGAACATGTATCATCCCGAGCCGGGAGTGAAATGGCGTCAGGTCTATCCTCTTTCGGAAGACATCTATCCGCATCACGAACGCGCCTTCTATTCTCTCGCCTGCAACCACTGCGAGCATCCGACCTGCCTGGAGTGCTGTCCCGTCGGCGCCTACACGAAGAGGGAGGACGGCATCGTCGTCCATGACCAGGACAAGTGCATCGGGTGCGGCAACTGTGTGCGGTCCTGCCCGTACGGCGCGCCGCAGTACAACCCGAAGCTGAAGAAGGCCGAAAAGTGCAGCATGTGTTGGGAACGCATCGACGCCAAGCTTGAGCCCGCCTGCGTGCAGGCCTGCCCGGTCAAGGCGCTGCGGATCATCGACCTGTCCGAGTTCGATGACGCCGAGGCGTTGCATTATCCTCCCGGATTCCCGCGTTTCGAGAGTCTCAACCCGTCCGTCCGCTTCAAACTGCCCCGGCATCCCCATGTTGTCAGGAGGAATGGCTGA
- a CDS encoding DMSO/selenate family reductase complex A subunit, translating to MDSGKETMRTDEKRRSLLKWAAAIGCVSALPGAGLLAGGKRAAASSAKPGEKVVWTSCNVNCGSRCVLRAHVSDGIITRIETDDLGDDQYGDHQVRACLRGRSMRQRVYAKERLKYPMRRVGRRGEGKFERISWDEALDEIAARLKKTIAKWGNEAVYLNYGTGNLGAVMSKSWPTGSTPVARLMNCLGGYLNQYGTYSDAMIDMALPYTFGDGWVEGNAFSDIAYSKLVVFFGNNPGATRMSGGGVLHDILTARKKGDTKIIVVDPRYTDTAAAMADEWIPIRPGTDAALVCGLAHVMITEGLEDKDFIRKYTVGFDEDSMPEGVPAGNSYKSYILGLGEDKTPKTPEWAASITGIPARRIVQLAREIAGAKPCYIAQGWSVQRQANGEQNCRAVCMLPILTGNVGVRGGNTGAREDGYWLPFTRFPVLKNPVSTSISCFLWTDAIERGPEMTAKRDGVRGRDKLQVPIKFIWNYAGNCLVNQHADSGKTARILADDTKCETIVVIDNFMTPSAKFADILLPAVTNLEEDDFAQHGFVSEMGYVIFAQKAIEPLFESRSVYDMCADIAKRFGVERQFTEGRTRREWMQYLLDQSRIKLPELPEKLDDAFAMGIFKKRITDLPGIPYKDFRDDPVKNPVKTPSGKLEIFSKRLWEIGREWDLPQGDRISGLPEYNATWEGVADPLRAKYPLQLIGHHYKQRTHSTYGNVDWLKKVAPQELWINPVDAEARGIAHGDEVKVSNDRGVVFTTAKVTPRIMPGVLSLPEGAWFTPDSGGNDHGGCVNVLTSLRPSPLAKGNAQHTNLVEVKKA from the coding sequence ATGGATAGCGGAAAAGAAACCATGCGGACGGACGAGAAGAGAAGATCGCTGTTGAAATGGGCCGCGGCGATCGGTTGCGTGAGCGCGCTCCCCGGGGCCGGTCTGCTCGCGGGCGGGAAGCGGGCGGCCGCCTCCAGCGCGAAGCCGGGCGAGAAAGTCGTCTGGACCTCCTGCAACGTCAACTGCGGGAGCCGTTGCGTCCTGCGCGCGCACGTCTCCGACGGAATCATCACGCGCATCGAGACCGACGACCTCGGCGACGACCAGTACGGCGACCATCAGGTGCGCGCCTGCCTGCGCGGCCGTTCGATGCGGCAGCGGGTCTACGCCAAGGAACGGCTGAAATATCCCATGCGCCGGGTCGGCAGGCGCGGGGAAGGGAAGTTCGAGCGCATCAGCTGGGACGAGGCCCTGGACGAGATCGCGGCCCGACTGAAGAAGACCATCGCCAAGTGGGGCAACGAAGCCGTCTACCTGAATTACGGCACGGGAAACCTCGGCGCCGTCATGTCCAAGTCCTGGCCCACCGGCTCCACCCCGGTCGCCCGCCTCATGAACTGCCTCGGCGGCTACCTGAACCAGTACGGCACGTACAGCGACGCCATGATCGACATGGCCCTGCCGTACACCTTCGGCGACGGCTGGGTCGAGGGCAACGCCTTCTCGGACATCGCCTACAGCAAGCTGGTCGTGTTCTTCGGCAACAACCCCGGCGCGACGCGGATGAGCGGCGGCGGCGTGCTGCATGACATCCTGACCGCGCGGAAGAAGGGCGACACGAAGATCATCGTCGTCGACCCCCGCTATACGGACACGGCGGCCGCCATGGCGGACGAATGGATCCCCATCCGTCCCGGGACCGACGCCGCCCTCGTCTGCGGCCTGGCCCACGTCATGATCACGGAAGGCCTTGAGGACAAGGATTTCATCAGGAAATACACCGTGGGGTTCGACGAGGACTCCATGCCCGAGGGCGTGCCCGCCGGGAACTCCTACAAGTCCTATATCCTGGGCCTGGGCGAGGACAAAACCCCCAAGACGCCCGAATGGGCCGCGTCCATCACCGGCATTCCCGCCCGGCGCATCGTGCAGCTCGCCCGTGAGATCGCGGGCGCGAAGCCGTGCTACATCGCGCAGGGCTGGTCCGTGCAGCGCCAGGCCAACGGCGAGCAGAACTGCCGCGCCGTGTGCATGCTGCCCATCCTGACCGGCAACGTCGGGGTGCGCGGCGGCAATACGGGCGCCCGGGAAGACGGCTACTGGCTTCCGTTCACGCGTTTCCCCGTGCTGAAGAATCCGGTGTCCACCTCGATCTCCTGCTTTCTGTGGACCGACGCCATCGAGCGCGGCCCGGAGATGACCGCCAAGCGGGACGGCGTGCGGGGCCGGGACAAGTTGCAGGTTCCGATCAAGTTCATCTGGAACTACGCCGGAAACTGCCTGGTCAACCAGCACGCGGACTCGGGAAAGACCGCGCGGATACTGGCCGACGACACCAAGTGCGAAACGATCGTCGTCATCGACAACTTCATGACCCCGAGCGCCAAGTTCGCGGACATTCTCCTCCCCGCCGTGACCAACCTGGAGGAAGACGACTTCGCGCAGCACGGCTTCGTTTCCGAGATGGGCTACGTGATCTTCGCCCAGAAGGCCATCGAGCCGTTGTTCGAGTCGCGGTCCGTGTACGACATGTGCGCCGACATCGCGAAGCGCTTCGGCGTGGAGCGGCAGTTCACCGAGGGACGGACGCGCCGGGAGTGGATGCAGTACCTTCTCGACCAATCCCGCATCAAGCTTCCGGAATTGCCGGAGAAACTGGACGACGCCTTCGCCATGGGGATCTTCAAGAAGCGGATAACGGATCTTCCGGGCATCCCCTACAAGGACTTCCGCGACGATCCGGTCAAGAACCCCGTCAAGACGCCGTCCGGAAAGCTGGAAATCTTCTCCAAGCGCCTCTGGGAGATCGGCAGGGAATGGGATCTCCCGCAGGGGGACCGGATTTCCGGCCTGCCCGAATACAACGCCACCTGGGAAGGCGTGGCCGATCCGTTGCGGGCGAAGTATCCGCTGCAACTCATCGGGCACCATTACAAGCAGCGGACGCACTCCACATACGGCAACGTCGACTGGCTGAAGAAGGTCGCTCCGCAGGAACTCTGGATCAATCCGGTCGACGCCGAGGCCCGCGGCATCGCGCACGGGGACGAGGTCAAGGTCTCCAACGACCGGGGGGTCGTGTTCACCACGGCGAAGGTGACGCCCCGGATCATGCCCGGCGTCCTGTCTCTTCCCGAGGGCGCGTGGTTCACGCCGGATTCGGGCGGCAATGACCATGGCGGATGCGTCAACGTCCTCACGTCATTGCGTCCCTCGCCACTGGCGAAGGGCAATGCCCAGCATACCAATCTTGTGGAAGTCAAAAAGGCTTAG
- a CDS encoding dimethyl sulfoxide reductase anchor subunit family protein, whose translation MNDANYSLVLFTVLAQGSVGMIVTSYLCFRLAGRGEMPHIRREWIMAGVLLLAGLTASLFHIGHPFGAAAALTHVATSWLSREVIAVCLFGALTAYTIVAMRKSLPASLMLGTAILGVVSLVVSGAAYAPPSLPALNNASPIALFLLTAASIGLASKSFFGPKDDDGFVAQWLIFVLIASIAVRIILPSIWSSGGAVMMKTGQAWFASPVFWLHIVLLAAPIPFLLKSKALKPWMFVAVLAAELLGRLTFFVGTAATYQNIGHLF comes from the coding sequence ATGAACGACGCGAACTACTCCCTCGTGCTGTTTACCGTGCTCGCCCAAGGCTCCGTCGGGATGATCGTGACGAGCTACCTGTGCTTCCGGCTGGCGGGGCGGGGTGAAATGCCGCACATCCGGCGCGAATGGATCATGGCCGGAGTGCTGCTTCTGGCGGGCCTGACCGCTTCGTTGTTTCACATCGGGCATCCCTTCGGCGCGGCGGCGGCGCTCACCCACGTGGCGACGTCCTGGCTGAGCCGTGAGGTGATCGCCGTCTGCCTGTTCGGCGCGCTGACGGCGTACACGATCGTCGCGATGCGCAAGAGCCTGCCCGCGTCCTTGATGCTCGGCACGGCGATCCTCGGCGTCGTGTCCCTCGTCGTGTCCGGGGCCGCGTACGCGCCCCCGAGCCTCCCCGCGCTCAACAACGCCTCGCCGATCGCCTTGTTCCTCCTGACGGCGGCGAGCATCGGCCTGGCCTCGAAGAGCTTCTTCGGCCCGAAGGACGATGACGGCTTCGTGGCCCAGTGGCTGATCTTCGTGCTCATCGCGTCGATCGCCGTCAGGATCATCCTGCCGAGCATCTGGTCCTCCGGCGGCGCGGTGATGATGAAGACGGGGCAGGCCTGGTTCGCCTCGCCCGTGTTCTGGCTGCACATCGTCCTGCTCGCCGCGCCGATTCCCTTCCTGCTGAAGAGCAAGGCGTTGAAGCCGTGGATGTTCGTGGCCGTTCTCGCAGCCGAGCTGCTCGGCCGCCTGACGTTCTTCGTCGGCACGGCCGCGACCTACCAGAACATCGGACATCTGTTTTAA
- a CDS encoding DMSO/selenate family reductase complex B subunit: protein MKKPSFHVDLNKCTGCKTCMIACMDKNNTNENILFRRVVEYSGGSWVRNADGTYEQNIFAYYVSMACNHCEDPICVKSCPTTAMHKDENGIVSVDHEKCVGCRYCELVCPYSAPQIDARLGKMTKCDFCRDYLEQGRPPACVAACPTRALTFGDYETLQKRYGEAQTFAPLPDPAITKPRLFLTANKNARQLGASNGKIQNPEEV from the coding sequence ATGAAGAAACCGTCGTTTCACGTCGACTTGAACAAGTGTACCGGGTGCAAGACATGCATGATCGCCTGCATGGACAAGAACAATACGAACGAAAACATACTGTTCCGGCGTGTCGTCGAATATTCTGGCGGAAGCTGGGTCCGCAATGCCGACGGCACGTATGAGCAGAACATCTTCGCGTATTATGTGTCGATGGCCTGCAATCATTGCGAGGATCCGATCTGCGTGAAGTCCTGCCCGACGACCGCCATGCACAAGGACGAGAACGGCATCGTGAGCGTCGACCATGAAAAGTGCGTCGGGTGCAGATATTGCGAGCTGGTTTGTCCCTATTCCGCTCCGCAGATCGACGCCCGCCTGGGAAAGATGACGAAGTGCGACTTCTGCCGCGATTATCTCGAGCAGGGACGCCCCCCGGCCTGCGTCGCCGCCTGTCCGACCCGCGCGCTCACCTTCGGCGACTATGAGACGCTTCAGAAGCGGTACGGAGAAGCGCAGACGTTCGCGCCGCTTCCCGATCCGGCGATCACGAAGCCCCGTTTGTTCCTCACCGCGAACAAGAACGCGCGGCAGCTCGGGGCGAGCAACGGAAAGATTCAAAACCCCGAAGAGGTGTAG
- a CDS encoding TorD/DmsD family molecular chaperone, which yields MNDDIRFSRLAVAFFFLGNGYAFPPRAELLSALRDDRLFDDWVLPIQTDGGRKGLAMLREFAAGYDDSGLVAVRRDFDGLFVCSDRPVPIWESAWVNGDGLLFQKTSLDVSRRYEANGFTFPRTCNEPADHFGFELLFVSSLSNDIHACMDRGDAANARRIVTELDRFVDEHVLQWADAFLSEVLKRTGSRYYAGCSLLCSDAITTLRRFLGEWE from the coding sequence ATGAACGACGACATCCGCTTTTCACGACTCGCCGTCGCGTTCTTCTTCCTCGGGAACGGCTATGCATTCCCCCCGCGGGCGGAATTGCTGAGTGCATTGCGGGATGACCGCCTGTTCGACGACTGGGTTTTGCCGATTCAGACGGACGGGGGCCGGAAGGGACTCGCGATGCTGCGGGAATTCGCGGCCGGATACGATGATTCCGGGCTCGTCGCGGTGCGGCGGGATTTCGACGGCCTCTTCGTCTGTTCCGATCGTCCGGTGCCGATTTGGGAATCGGCCTGGGTGAACGGCGACGGATTGTTGTTTCAGAAGACAAGCCTTGATGTGTCGCGCCGCTACGAGGCGAATGGATTCACTTTTCCCAGGACATGCAACGAGCCTGCCGACCATTTCGGTTTCGAGCTGCTGTTCGTCTCCAGCTTGTCGAACGACATTCACGCCTGCATGGACAGGGGCGACGCCGCGAACGCCCGCCGCATCGTCACGGAACTCGACCGGTTTGTGGACGAACATGTGCTGCAATGGGCCGACGCCTTCCTGTCCGAGGTGTTGAAAAGGACGGGAAGCCGCTACTATGCCGGGTGTTCCCTGCTGTGCTCGGACGCCATCACGACCCTGCGCCGTTTCTTGGGCGAGTGGGAATGA
- a CDS encoding FmdE family protein, with amino-acid sequence MDIGNYSFSEFKNLAAAFHSYPAPGLLLGGYMVERARRELPDGILFEAIVETPKCLPDAVQLLTPCSIGNGWMKIVNYGRYALALYDKYEGTGFRVFVDSEKIRKWPELSGWFYKLKPKKEQDSDRLLREIEAAGDTICGIETIRVARKFLGKLPSSRISDCPICGEAFPVNDGAVCRGCQEKAIYDTRDDDRARESPSLRSMPVAAAVGKTALHDMTQIVPGKMKGAAFKAGQVISAGDVCRLQQMGKNNVFVEDAAGVGSEWVHENDAAREFARRMAGRNV; translated from the coding sequence ATGGATATCGGGAATTACAGCTTCAGCGAATTCAAGAATCTCGCGGCGGCGTTCCACAGTTACCCCGCGCCCGGTCTTCTGCTGGGCGGGTACATGGTCGAGCGGGCGAGGAGGGAGCTTCCGGACGGAATATTGTTCGAGGCCATCGTCGAAACCCCGAAGTGCCTGCCCGACGCGGTCCAACTTCTCACGCCGTGCAGCATCGGCAACGGCTGGATGAAGATCGTCAACTATGGACGCTACGCCCTGGCCCTGTACGACAAGTATGAGGGAACGGGCTTCCGCGTCTTCGTCGATTCCGAAAAGATCAGGAAGTGGCCCGAGCTGTCCGGCTGGTTCTACAAACTGAAGCCCAAGAAGGAACAGGATTCGGATCGCCTGCTGCGGGAGATCGAAGCCGCCGGCGACACGATCTGCGGCATCGAAACGATCCGCGTCGCGCGGAAATTCCTCGGCAAGCTTCCGTCGAGCAGGATTTCCGATTGCCCCATCTGCGGCGAGGCGTTTCCCGTCAATGACGGCGCCGTCTGCCGGGGCTGCCAGGAGAAGGCCATATACGACACGAGGGACGACGATCGCGCGCGCGAGAGCCCCTCGCTGCGCTCCATGCCCGTGGCCGCCGCGGTCGGGAAGACGGCGCTGCACGACATGACGCAGATCGTCCCGGGGAAGATGAAGGGCGCGGCCTTCAAGGCCGGGCAGGTCATCAGCGCGGGCGACGTGTGCCGTCTGCAGCAGATGGGCAAGAACAACGTGTTCGTCGAGGACGCCGCCGGTGTCGGCTCCGAGTGGGTTCATGAAAATGACGCCGCGCGGGAATTCGCGCGGAGAATGGCGGGCCGGAACGTCTAG
- a CDS encoding molybdopterin-binding protein produces MVEQAKPIAGCRAIPLYLSRADFSKAQHVLGTEPIFNVVPFREAKVGIIVTGTEVFTGLIEDKFIPVVRAKVEKLGCTVVGGEIQPDDRKRIADSAERMIADGADIIITTAGLSVDPDDVTRAALHDVGMSDALYGMPALPGAMSLVGKIGSVDIIGVPACAIFFKATGFDLILPRVVAGLPITRNDLADYAEGGFCLGCKSCTFPKCPFGK; encoded by the coding sequence ATGGTCGAACAGGCCAAGCCCATCGCGGGGTGTCGCGCGATTCCGCTGTATCTTTCGCGCGCGGACTTCTCGAAGGCGCAGCATGTCCTTGGCACGGAGCCCATCTTCAACGTCGTCCCGTTCCGCGAGGCCAAGGTCGGAATCATCGTCACCGGCACGGAGGTCTTCACCGGCCTGATCGAGGACAAGTTCATCCCGGTGGTCAGGGCCAAGGTGGAAAAGCTCGGCTGCACCGTCGTGGGCGGCGAGATCCAGCCTGACGACAGGAAGCGCATCGCGGACAGCGCCGAGCGGATGATCGCCGACGGCGCCGACATCATCATCACGACCGCCGGTCTTTCCGTCGATCCCGACGACGTGACGCGGGCCGCGCTGCACGACGTGGGCATGAGCGACGCCCTGTACGGCATGCCCGCGCTTCCTGGAGCCATGAGCCTGGTGGGGAAGATCGGGAGCGTGGACATCATCGGCGTCCCCGCCTGCGCGATCTTCTTCAAGGCGACCGGCTTCGACCTCATTCTGCCGCGCGTCGTCGCCGGACTGCCCATCACGCGGAACGATCTCGCCGACTATGCGGAGGGAGGATTTTGTCTGGGATGCAAGTCCTGCACATTCCCCAAGTGCCCGTTCGGCAAGTAA
- a CDS encoding 4Fe-4S binding protein: MPRVIVNAARCVNARKTVCSRCADICHSHSIRLGGMPSIDRLSCNDCGACAAICPTDALAAFDSGRFLGRVRRLPKSASIVLGCKMVAGPGSDVVGIEHCFSALGADALMGLVALGFASVVFAHGDCAGCTEGDRLRGFERMLEETANWLSVFGLRDGVRLERRRIPEAAGRQARVDHSRRNFLSAFFNGRREPGGSMSEKSPLPADAAPDKHENLVRQLRRIRRNHPIAPEPGRHPVQIADTCNACGACGAVCPTGALQCSAGGDRFRVDHTPSKCLRCTLCVSVCGKKCITFNCDGYSLPLLDGTEVVADFACLKCVRCNSSSKELSKDGLCAICDKKVRIGIRT, encoded by the coding sequence ATGCCCCGGGTCATCGTCAACGCGGCGCGATGCGTGAATGCGAGAAAAACCGTCTGCTCCCGGTGCGCCGACATCTGTCATTCCCATTCGATCCGCCTGGGCGGCATGCCCTCGATCGACCGCCTGTCCTGCAATGACTGCGGCGCATGCGCCGCCATATGCCCGACGGACGCGCTCGCGGCTTTCGACTCCGGGCGCTTTCTCGGGAGGGTCCGCCGCTTGCCGAAAAGCGCGTCGATCGTGCTGGGATGCAAGATGGTCGCGGGACCGGGTTCGGATGTGGTCGGCATCGAACATTGTTTCTCGGCGCTGGGGGCTGATGCCCTGATGGGGCTCGTGGCCCTGGGATTTGCAAGCGTCGTCTTCGCTCACGGAGATTGCGCGGGCTGCACGGAAGGCGACAGGCTGCGCGGCTTCGAACGCATGCTGGAGGAGACGGCGAACTGGCTCTCGGTGTTCGGCCTGCGGGACGGCGTGCGTCTTGAACGACGCCGCATCCCCGAGGCCGCCGGGCGGCAGGCCCGGGTCGATCATTCCAGGCGCAATTTCTTGTCCGCGTTTTTCAACGGGAGGAGGGAGCCGGGCGGTTCCATGTCCGAAAAGAGTCCGCTGCCCGCCGACGCCGCGCCCGACAAGCACGAGAATCTCGTGCGGCAGTTGCGCCGCATCCGCCGGAACCATCCGATCGCCCCGGAGCCTGGGCGGCATCCGGTTCAGATCGCGGACACGTGCAACGCCTGCGGTGCGTGCGGCGCGGTGTGCCCGACCGGGGCCCTGCAGTGTTCAGCAGGGGGAGACCGCTTCCGGGTGGATCATACGCCGTCGAAATGTCTCCGCTGCACCCTTTGCGTGAGCGTATGCGGGAAAAAGTGCATCACGTTCAACTGCGACGGATATTCCCTACCGCTTCTTGACGGAACTGAAGTCGTCGCGGACTTCGCGTGCCTGAAATGCGTCCGGTGCAACTCCTCATCGAAGGAATTGTCGAAGGACGGCCTCTGCGCCATCTGCGACAAAAAAGTGCGGATAGGAATCCGGACCTAG
- a CDS encoding dimethyl sulfoxide reductase anchor subunit family protein: MLTAEWSLVFFTVIVQVAAGMLLAAETAKTTVRLETGGLLRLQAPIACGLVALGFIFSGAHLGSPMHSLFTLFNVPHSPLSREIVAVGLLLAAAIALAYLRLKKGNEAKVLGIVAAILGIVAVLSMTRVYMVSTVPVWNNSATWLGFLGTMLLVGPMIAGTVFLYQAKGASDVDARPMFKVFSIIFAVGFALKLIGIPMSTAAFSSLSQLGLSSYSPIAGAGTALFITRLLLLIVGVGLFCKVVLGVQGDGRTPRMNLCACAALLVVMGELLDRAMFFGAYARIGL, translated from the coding sequence ATGCTCACAGCAGAATGGAGTCTGGTCTTCTTCACCGTCATCGTGCAGGTGGCCGCCGGCATGCTGCTCGCCGCCGAAACCGCGAAAACGACCGTGCGTCTTGAGACGGGCGGCCTGCTGCGGCTTCAGGCCCCGATCGCGTGCGGCCTGGTCGCGCTCGGGTTCATCTTCTCCGGCGCGCATCTCGGGTCGCCGATGCACAGCCTGTTCACGCTCTTCAACGTGCCGCATTCGCCCTTGAGCAGGGAGATCGTGGCCGTCGGGCTCCTGCTGGCCGCCGCGATCGCCCTCGCGTACCTGCGTCTGAAAAAGGGCAATGAGGCGAAGGTGCTGGGCATCGTGGCCGCGATCCTCGGCATCGTCGCCGTGTTGTCCATGACCCGGGTCTACATGGTGTCCACCGTGCCCGTGTGGAACAACTCCGCCACCTGGCTCGGCTTTCTCGGGACGATGCTGCTTGTCGGGCCGATGATCGCCGGAACCGTGTTCCTCTACCAGGCGAAGGGCGCTTCGGACGTCGATGCGCGGCCGATGTTCAAGGTCTTCTCCATCATCTTCGCCGTCGGGTTCGCCTTGAAACTCATCGGCATTCCGATGTCGACGGCCGCATTCTCCTCGCTGTCGCAACTCGGCCTGTCGTCCTATTCACCGATCGCCGGCGCGGGAACGGCCCTGTTCATCACGAGGCTGCTTCTGCTGATCGTCGGCGTGGGCCTGTTCTGCAAGGTCGTTCTCGGCGTCCAGGGGGATGGGCGGACGCCGCGCATGAATCTGTGCGCGTGCGCCGCTCTGCTGGTCGTCATGGGTGAACTGTTGGACCGCGCGATGTTCTTCGGGGCGTATGCCAGGATAGGCCTGTAG